A single genomic interval of Vulpes vulpes isolate BD-2025 chromosome 3, VulVul3, whole genome shotgun sequence harbors:
- the EHHADH gene encoding peroxisomal bifunctional enzyme isoform X2 yields the protein MANSLQAQIGFPEVTLGILPGARGTQLLPRLIGVPAALDLITSGRHVLADEALKLGILDEIVNSDPVEEAIKLAQRISDQSLESRRLCNKPIQSLPNMESIFSEALSKMQKQYPGCLAPETCVRAVQAAVHCPYEVGIQKEKELFMYLQKSGQARALQYAFFAERNATKWSTPSGASWKTAIAQPISSVGVVGLGTMGRGIVVSLAKAKIPVIAVESDKKQLETADMIITTLLEKEASKMQRSSHPSLGPKPRLTTSLKELGGVDLVIEAVFEEINLKKRVFAELSAICKPEAFLCTNTSALDIDEIASSTDRPHLVIGTHFFSPAHVMKLLEIIPSQYSSPTTIATVMNLSKKIKKIGVVVGNCFGFVGNRMLKPYYNQTYFLLEEGSRPEEIDQVLEEFGFKMGPFRVSDLAGLDVGWKSRQGQGLTGPMVPSGTPARKRGNRRYCPIPDLLCESGRFGQKTGKGWYQYDKPLGRIHKPDPWLSEFLSQYRKTYHIEPRIISQDEILERCLYSLINEAFRILGEGMAADPEHIDVVYLHGYGWPRHRGGPMFYASTVGLPTVLEKLQKYYRQNPDIPQLEPCDYLKKLASLGNPPLKEWQSLAGPPGSKL from the exons gaagaCATGTTTTGGCAGATGAAGCACTCAAGCTGGGTATCCTAGATGAAATTGTGAACTCAGACCCGGTTGAAGAAGCAATCAAATTAGCCCAGAGAATCTCTG ATCAATCTCTAGAATCCCGTAGACTTTGCAACAAGCCAATTCAGAGCTTGCCCAACATGGAGAGTATTTTCAGTGAAGCCCTTTCGAAGATGCAGAAGCAGTATCCCGGGTGCCTTGCTCCAGAGACTTGTGTCCGTGCAGTCCAGGCTGCCGTGCATTGTCCCTACGAAGTGGGCatccagaaggagaaggagctgTTTATGTACCTTCAGAAATCAGGGCAGGCTAGAGCCCTGCAATATGCTTTCTTTGCAGAGAGGAATGCAACTAAGTGGTCAACTCCCTCTGGAGCATCCTGGAAAACAGCCATAGCACAGCCCATCTCCTCAGTTGGCGTTGTCG GCTTGGGAACAATGGGACGAGGCATTGTTGTTTCTCTTGCGAAGGCCAAGATCCCAGTGATTGCTGTGGAATCGGACAAGAAGCAGCTAGAGACTGCTGATATGATAATAACTACCCTCTTGGAAAAGGAAGCATCCAAAATGCAACGTAGCAGCCACCCGTCGTTAGGACCAAAACCCAGGTTAACTACATCTTTGAAGGAGCTTGGTGGTGTAGATTTAGTCATTGAAGCAGTATTTGAGGAAATTAACCTGAAGAAGAGGGTCTTTGCTGAACTGTCAGCTATATGCAAGCCAGAAGCTTTTCTGTGCACCAATACTTCAGCCCTAGACATTGATGAGATTGCTTCTTCCACTGATCGTCCTCACTTGGTCATTGGCACTCACTTCTTCTCACCAGCTCACGTCATGAAGTTGTTAGAGATTATTCCCAGCCAATACTCTTCCCCCACTACCATTGCCACAGTTATGAATTtatcaaaaaagattaaaaaaattggagTAGTTGTAGGTAACTGTTTTGGATTTGTTGGCAATCGAATGTTGAAGCCTTATTACAATCAGACGTATTTCTTGTTAGAAGAAGGCAGTAGGCCAGAGGAGATAGATCAGGTGCTGGAAGAGTTTGGTTTCAAAATGGGACCTTTTAGAGTGTCAGATCTTGCTGGATTGGATGTGGGTTGGAAATCTCGACAAGGGCAAGGTCTTACTGGACCTATGGTGCCTTCAGGAACTCCTGCCCGGAAGCGAGGCAACAGGAGATACTGTCCAATTCCTGATCTGCTCTGTGAATCAGGACGATTTGGCCAGAAGACAGGGAAAGGTTGGTACCAATATGATAAGCCATTGGGTAGGATTCACAAACCTGACCCCTGGCTTTCTGAATTTCTGTCACAGTACAGAAAAACCTATCACATTGAGCCACGTATCATTAGCCAGGATGAGATCCTTGAGCGTTGCTTATATTCACTTATCAATGAAGCATTCCGTATCTTGGGAGAAGGGATGGCTGCTGATCCAGAGCACATTGATGTTGTCTATTTACACGGGTACGGATGGCCAAGGCATAGGGGTGGACCCATGTTCTATGCCTCCACAGTTGGGTTGCCCACAGTACTagagaagttgcaaaaatattaCAGGCAGAATCCTGATATTCCACAACTAGAGCCTTGTGACTATCTGAAAAAATTGGCTTCCCTGGGCAACCCGCCTCTGAAAGAATGGCAAAGCTTGGCAGGACCCCCAGGCAGCAAACTGTGA